Proteins co-encoded in one Kocuria flava genomic window:
- a CDS encoding ATP-dependent helicase, translated as MHRTERTAPRTGPAAPHAPGDGGPVRWTLVPPPGTEQARPPWRPTADQAAVTALRPGCGPRLVVGGPGTGRTRVLVELAARRIRDGLDPDRLLVLTPSRLSAARVRDDLTAAVAATMSSPPVRAWQSYAFDLLRRARNEGLLPGVDRAPKLLSGPEQDVLVAELMAGHALGEGAAVVWPRDLQEAVGTRGFRQEVREVFDRMSEHDLAPEQLRRLGRAMDRPDWAAAAALRAEYQAVRRLRMPEAYDPAALVSEAARLLEAQPGFLRAEQERLELLLVDDLQEATPSIHRLLAVLGRGRDVVATACPDTVVQGFRGARPDLLRSLEDRLAEPGRPLRRHDLGTSLRMPPAVTEVWRRVAERVPALVRAPRALEPARAEHGPGADRPAPAAPDGDRPGEGGPAARAAVPGPAAAPGTLGGQHPVGARGPAGPQEAGAGAHDPEAADDGPDDRDAPDAADRGEVLTAVLSSPLHEARWIAHQVLERHLVHGVPLGDMAVIVRNGRQLEGLERQLTVLGVPVSTSAAETPVRDEPAVRPLLAALRIVTEADAAGSRGDGSPGDHHGALTVQAAVELLTSRIGGASPMDLRRLRQRLRTEELADGGGRGSDDLLVEALAAPAALDAAGVRSAPARRVARMIAAGTRALHEEGATAETVLWALWEAAGVAEGWRRRALEGGPAGERADRDLDAVVALFESAERYVDHLPGASAAQFLDYVESQELPMDTLAARAPTDETVEIMTPATAAGRQWPVVFVAGVQESVWPNTRLRGRLLGADLLTDALDLGVEQAARTTPLSRLRQVRHDELRSFSAAVSRSSGTLVVTAAANEDEQPSEFLDLVDPPGPGAPARTPVDAPRPMTLRALVAELRQWVQRHEEDPVRAEAAARLLHRIAASPRPVPGADPGTWWGTAALTSTDPVFDDGVPVPVSPSRIEAIHRSPLDWFVAASRAEPATDLSRSLGSLVHAIAEELPESSGGELVEELDRRWHTLGLPETWETEVQLRRARQMLRKFAQYVVDARQEHGRRLAAVEGSFDVLVRGPARDALLRGRVDRLEVDAQGRYVVVDLKTGRTKPAGAKIPEHPQLAAYQVALAAGAGAAMAGGTDEERLELPEGAVAELPGGALLVQLGTDEKTPRVQQQDPLDPQADWARLLITRAAELVAGETFTARHDQSEGTFNGHGCKLPQICPLCAEGRQVSEP; from the coding sequence ATGCACCGGACCGAGCGCACCGCACCCCGCACCGGCCCCGCCGCCCCGCACGCCCCCGGGGACGGCGGACCCGTGCGCTGGACGCTGGTGCCGCCGCCGGGCACGGAGCAGGCCCGGCCCCCCTGGCGGCCCACGGCCGACCAGGCCGCCGTCACCGCACTGCGGCCCGGGTGCGGCCCCCGCCTCGTCGTGGGCGGGCCGGGCACGGGCCGCACCCGCGTGCTCGTCGAGCTGGCCGCCCGCAGGATCCGAGACGGCCTCGACCCGGACCGCCTCCTCGTGCTCACCCCCTCGCGGCTCTCGGCGGCGCGGGTCCGCGACGACCTCACGGCCGCGGTCGCCGCGACCATGAGCTCCCCGCCCGTGCGGGCGTGGCAGTCCTACGCCTTCGACCTGCTGCGGCGGGCGCGCAACGAAGGACTGCTGCCCGGCGTCGACCGGGCCCCGAAGCTGCTCTCCGGCCCCGAGCAGGACGTGCTCGTCGCGGAGCTCATGGCCGGGCACGCCCTGGGCGAGGGGGCCGCGGTGGTGTGGCCGCGCGACCTGCAGGAGGCCGTGGGCACCCGCGGCTTCCGGCAGGAGGTGCGGGAGGTCTTCGACCGCATGTCCGAGCACGACCTCGCCCCGGAGCAGCTGCGCCGCCTCGGCCGGGCCATGGACCGCCCGGACTGGGCGGCGGCCGCTGCGCTGCGGGCGGAGTACCAGGCCGTGCGCCGGCTGCGGATGCCGGAGGCCTACGACCCCGCCGCGCTGGTCTCCGAGGCGGCCCGCCTGCTCGAGGCGCAGCCGGGGTTCCTGCGCGCCGAGCAGGAGCGTCTCGAGCTCCTGCTCGTCGACGACCTCCAGGAGGCCACGCCTTCCATCCACCGGCTGCTGGCCGTGCTGGGCCGGGGGCGCGACGTGGTCGCGACCGCCTGCCCCGACACGGTCGTGCAGGGCTTCCGCGGGGCCCGCCCCGATCTGCTGCGCTCCCTGGAGGACCGCCTCGCCGAACCGGGCCGGCCCCTGCGGCGCCACGATCTCGGCACGTCCCTGCGGATGCCGCCGGCGGTGACGGAGGTCTGGCGGCGGGTCGCCGAGCGGGTGCCCGCGCTGGTGCGCGCCCCCCGGGCGCTCGAGCCCGCCCGGGCGGAGCACGGTCCCGGGGCGGATCGGCCGGCGCCGGCCGCACCCGACGGGGACCGGCCCGGCGAGGGCGGCCCCGCGGCCCGGGCCGCCGTGCCGGGACCGGCCGCCGCGCCCGGCACCCTCGGCGGGCAGCACCCGGTGGGCGCGCGCGGACCGGCCGGACCGCAGGAGGCGGGCGCCGGGGCGCACGACCCGGAGGCCGCCGACGACGGCCCGGACGACCGGGACGCACCGGACGCCGCGGACCGCGGGGAGGTCCTGACCGCCGTGCTGTCCTCGCCGCTGCACGAGGCGCGCTGGATCGCCCACCAGGTCCTGGAGCGCCACCTCGTGCACGGGGTGCCCCTCGGGGACATGGCCGTGATCGTGCGCAACGGGCGGCAGCTCGAGGGCCTGGAGCGGCAGCTGACGGTCCTCGGCGTCCCCGTGAGCACCTCGGCCGCCGAGACACCGGTGCGGGACGAGCCCGCCGTTCGGCCGCTGCTGGCCGCCCTGCGGATCGTCACCGAGGCCGACGCCGCCGGGTCCCGCGGCGACGGGTCCCCCGGTGACCACCACGGGGCCCTGACCGTCCAGGCCGCCGTGGAGCTGCTCACCTCCCGGATCGGCGGCGCCTCGCCCATGGACCTCCGGCGCCTGCGCCAGCGGCTGCGGACGGAGGAGCTCGCCGACGGCGGGGGCCGCGGCAGCGACGACCTGCTCGTCGAGGCGCTCGCCGCTCCCGCTGCGCTCGACGCGGCCGGGGTCCGCTCCGCCCCCGCCCGGCGCGTCGCCCGCATGATCGCCGCCGGGACCCGGGCCCTGCACGAGGAGGGCGCGACCGCGGAGACCGTCCTGTGGGCGCTGTGGGAGGCCGCCGGGGTCGCCGAGGGCTGGCGCCGCCGCGCCCTCGAGGGCGGGCCGGCGGGGGAGCGGGCCGACCGCGACCTCGACGCCGTCGTCGCGCTCTTCGAGTCCGCAGAACGCTACGTCGACCACCTCCCCGGGGCCAGTGCCGCCCAGTTCCTCGACTACGTCGAGAGCCAGGAGCTGCCCATGGACACGCTCGCCGCCCGCGCGCCCACGGACGAGACCGTGGAGATCATGACCCCCGCGACCGCGGCCGGGCGGCAGTGGCCGGTCGTGTTCGTCGCCGGGGTGCAGGAGTCGGTGTGGCCCAACACGCGCCTGCGCGGACGGCTGCTCGGCGCCGACCTGCTCACCGACGCCCTCGACCTCGGCGTCGAGCAGGCCGCGCGCACCACGCCGCTGAGCCGGCTGCGCCAGGTCCGCCACGACGAGCTCCGCTCCTTCTCCGCGGCCGTCTCCCGCAGCAGTGGCACCCTCGTGGTCACCGCGGCCGCGAACGAGGACGAGCAGCCCTCCGAGTTCCTCGACCTCGTGGACCCGCCCGGCCCGGGTGCCCCCGCGCGGACGCCGGTCGACGCCCCGCGGCCCATGACCCTGCGCGCCCTCGTCGCCGAGCTGCGCCAGTGGGTGCAGCGCCACGAGGAGGACCCGGTGCGCGCCGAGGCGGCGGCGCGCCTGCTCCACCGCATCGCCGCCTCCCCGCGCCCCGTCCCCGGCGCCGACCCGGGCACCTGGTGGGGCACCGCCGCGCTCACCAGCACCGACCCGGTCTTCGACGACGGGGTGCCGGTGCCCGTCTCGCCGTCGCGGATCGAGGCGATCCACCGCTCGCCCCTGGACTGGTTCGTGGCGGCCTCGCGCGCCGAGCCCGCCACCGACCTCAGCCGCAGCCTGGGCTCGCTCGTGCACGCCATCGCCGAGGAGCTGCCGGAGTCCTCCGGCGGCGAGCTCGTCGAGGAGCTGGACCGCCGGTGGCACACCCTCGGGCTGCCCGAGACGTGGGAGACGGAGGTGCAGCTGCGCCGCGCCCGGCAGATGCTGCGGAAGTTCGCCCAGTACGTCGTCGACGCCCGCCAGGAGCACGGCCGCCGGCTCGCCGCCGTCGAGGGCTCCTTCGACGTCCTGGTCCGCGGCCCCGCCCGCGACGCCCTGCTCCGCGGCCGGGTGGACCGGCTGGAGGTGGACGCGCAGGGCCGCTACGTCGTCGTGGACCTCAAGACCGGGCGGACCAAGCCCGCCGGGGCGAAGATCCCCGAGCACCCGCAGCTGGCGGCCTACCAGGTGGCCCTCGCCGCCGGCGCCGGCGCCGCCATGGCGGGCGGCACCGACGAGGAGCGCCTCGAGCTGCCGGAGGGGGCGGTGGCCGAGCTGCCCGGCGGGGCGCTGCTCGTCCAGCTCGGCACCGACGAGAAGACCCCGCGCGTCCAGCAGCAGGACCCCCTGGACCCCCAGGCCGACTGGGCCCGGCTGCTCATCACCCGCGCCGCCGAGCTCGTGGCGGGGGAGACCTTCACCGCCCGCCACGACCAGTCGGAGGGCACGTTCAACGGCCACGGCTGCAAGCTGCCGCAGATCTGCCCCCTGTGCGCCGAGGGCCGGCAGGTGAGCGAGCCGTGA